The Streptomyces collinus DNA segment GTGATCTTGCCGAGACGCTCGTCCAGCATCTTGCCGGTCCACTTCGGCCACCAGAAGTGGAAGCCGGAGAACATCGCGAACACCACGGTGCCGAAGACGACGTAGTGGAAGTGGGCCACCACGAAGTAGGAGTCGGAGACGTGGAAGTCCATCGGCGGCGAGGCCAGGATGACGCCGGTCAGACCACCGAAGGTGAAGGTGATCAGGAAGCCCGTCGCCCAGAGCATCGGTGTCTCGAAGGACAGCGAGCCCTTCCACATCGTGCCGATCCAGTTGAAGAACTTCACACCGGTCGGTACGGCGATGAGGAACGTCATGAAGGAGAAGAACGGCAGCAGCACACCGCCGGTGACGTACATGTGGTGCGCCCACACCGTCACGGACAGGCCCGCGATCGCGATCGTCGCGCCGATCAGACCCGTGTAACCGAACATCGGCTTACGGGAGAAGACCGGGATGACCTCGGAGATGATGCCGAAGAACGGCAAGGCGATGATGTACACCTCTGGATGGCCGAAGAACCAGAAGAGGTGTTGCCACAGCAAGGCCCCGCCGTTGGCGGAGTCGAAGATGTGAGCACCGAACTTGCGGTCCGCCTCCAGGGCGAACAGGGCCGCGGCCAGGACCGGGAAGGCGAGCAGGACCAGGACACCGGTCAGCAGCACGTTCCAGGTGAAGATCGGCATGCGGAACATCGTCATGCCCGGGGCGCGCATGCAGATGATCGTGGTGATGAAGTTGACCGAGCCGAGGATCGTGCCGAAGCCGGAGAAGGCCAGACCCATGATCCACATGTCGGCGCCGATGCCCGGGGAGCGGACCGCGTCCGAGAGCGGGCTGTAGGCGAACCAGCCGAAGTCGGCCGCGCCCTGCGGGGTGAGGAAGCCGCCCACCGCGATGAGCGAGCCGAACAGGTACAGCCAGTAGGCGAACATGTTCAGCCGCGGGAACGCCACGTCCGGCGCGCCGATCTGCAGCGGCATGATCCAGTTCGCGAAGCCGGCGAACAGCGGCGTCGCGAACATCAGCAGCATGATCGTGCCGTGCATCGTGAACGCCTGGTTGAACTGCTCGTTCGACATGATCTGCAGGCCGGGCCGGGCGAGCTCGGCGCGCATGAGCAGCGCCATCACGCCGCCGATGACGAAGAACGCGAACGACGTGGCCAGGTACAGCGTGCCGATCGTCTTGTGGTCCGTCGTCGTCAGCCACTTGACCACGACACTGCCGCGGTTCTGGCGCCTGACCGGCAGCTCGTCCTGGTAGTGGGACCCTGCTGCCGCGGCACCCTGGGGTTCGTTGAGGATGCTCACAGGTTGTTCGTCTCCCGGTTCTTCTCGTGGCTCGTCTGCGCGATGCCGGCAGGAACGTAACCGTTCTGCTGCTTGTCCACGAGGTCCTTGAGGTGCTGCTCGTAGCGCTCGGGGGAGACGACCTTCACGTTGAACAGCATCCGAGAGTGGTCGACGCCGCAGAGCTCGGCGCACTTGCCCATGAAGGTGCCCTCCTTGTTGGGGGTCACCTCGAAGGCGTTGGTGTGGCCCGGGATGACGTCCTGCTTCATGAGGAACGGCACCACCCAGAAGGAGTGGATGACGTCACGCGAGGTGAGGACGAAGCGGACCGTCTTGCCCTTGGGCAGCCACAGGGTCGGGCCCGGGTTGCCCGTCTGCGGGTTCCGCGTGCCGGGGGTGCCGCAGTCGTAGACGCCGCCCGCGTTGTCCGGGAACGCCTTCTTGAAGCGGTCCGGGATGGCGTCCAGGTCCTTGGAGGTCTTGGCGTCACCGGTGGAACCCGCGACGGGCTCGATGTAGTTGAAGCACCAGCTCCACTGGAAGCCGACCACGTTGACCGTGACGTCGGGCTTCTTCTTGAGGCTGAGCAGCTCGGACTCGTCACGGGCGGTGAAGTAGAACAGCACCGAGACGATGATGAGCGGGACCACCGTGTACAGCGCCTCGATGGGCATGTTGTACCGGGTCTGCGGAGGAACTTCGACCTTGGTGCGGCTGCGCCGGTGGAAGAAAGCACTCCACAGGATCAGACCCCACACCAGCACGCCGACGGCGAGCGCAGCCGCCCAGGACCCCTGCCACAGGGAGAGGATCCGCGGAGCCTCTTCCGTGGTCGGGGTGGGCATACCAAGGCGGGGGAAGTCTTCCCAGTTGTACGAGCAACCGGTGGCTGTCGCCAAGACCAGGCCCGCGGTCAGTGCCTGCAGCAGCTTCCGCCGCATCGGGCGCCGCGGCGAGCGGTCGGAGCCGTTGGGACTCACGTAGCGCCTTCCCGAGAGTCTCGCCCGCGCGGATCGGCTGCGGCCTGGCCTTCTCGCTGGTCGGTCGCGGCCCTGCGTCGGGCAGGGGTTTGGATGTTTATGCGGACCAAACCCTAGCCGACGCCCTCCGGGGGTTCTCGGGGAGGGGTGCCTACTCACCCGGGTGGTTCGCTGAATTGGCGGCTGCGGTCCGTTTGTGGCTGTTCGCGCCCCGCGGCGGAGCCGCAGATGTCACAGCCCCGCGCCCCTGAGGTACGCCTCGCCCGGGGACGTTCTAGCGTTGCTGTGTGGCCTACTTCGATGCTGCTTCCGCTGCTCCGCTTCATCCCGTCGCCCGGCAGGCCCTGCAGGCCTCGCTCGACGAAGGGTGGGCGGATCCCGCGCGTCTGTACCGGGAAGGGCGGCGGGCCCGGGTGCTGCTGGACGCCGCGCGGGAGGCCGCCGCCGAGGCGGTGGGCTGCCGGCCGGACGAGCTGGCCTTCACCTCGTCCGGAACCCGCGCCGTGCACACGGGGATTGCCGGGGCGCTGGCCGGGCGGAGGCGGATCGGACGTCACCTGATCGTGTCCGCTGTCGAACACTCCTCTGTACTGCATTCGGCGGAGGTCCTGGAGGCGGCCGGGGGGAGCGTCACCCAGGTCGCCGTGGACCGCGGTGGCTTGGTGGACCCGGCGGCCTACGGTGACGCCCTGCGCGCGGACACCGCGCTGGCGTGCCTCCAGTCCGCCAATCACGAGGTGGGGACCGAGCAGCCGGTCGGGGCGGTGGCCGAGGTGTGCCGGGCGGCCGGGGTGCCGTTGCTGGTGGACGCGGCGCAGTCGCTCGGGTGGGGGCCGGTGGACGGGGGCTGGTCGCTGCTGACGGCCAGTGCGCACAAGTGGGGCGGGCCGTCCGGCGTCGGTCTGCTCGTGGTCCGCAAGGGCGTGCGGTTCGCGGCGCAAGGGCCGGTGGACGAGCGGGAGTCGGGGCGGGCGCCCGGCTTCGAGAACATCCCGGCGATCGTGGCGGCGGCCGCGTCGCTGCGGGCCGTGCGGGCCGAGGCGGCCGAGGAGGCCGTGCGCCTGCGGGAGCTGACGGACCGGATCCGGGCCCGGGTGCCACGGCTGGTGCCCGACGTCGAGGTCGTCGGCGACCCGGTGCGCCGGCTGCCCGGGGTCGTCACCTTCTCCTGTCTCTACGTCGACGGGGAGGCGCTGCTGCACGAGCTGGACCGGGAGGGCTTCTCGGTTTCGTCCGGATCGTCCTGCACGAGCAGCACGCTGACGCCGAGCCATGTGCTGCGGGCGATGGGCGTGCTGAGTGAGGGCAATGTGCGGGTTTCGCTGCCGTTCGGGGCGGCCGAGGAGGATGTGGAGAGGTTCCTGGCCGTCCTTCCCGGGGCCGTGTCGGCCGTGCGGGAGAAGCTGGGCGCGCCGGTCGCCTCGGAGGTGGTCCGCGAGGAGGACATCCTGGTCGTCGACTCCCTCGGCAAGCGCTGCCCGATCCCGGTGATCGAGCTGGCCAAGGTCATCGGTGATGTCCCCGTGGGCGGCCTGGTCCGGGTCCTGTCGGACGACGAGGCGGCCCGCCTGGACATCCCGGCATGGTGCGAGATGCGAAACCAGGAGTACGTGGGCGAGGAGCCGGCGGACCGAGGAACGGCGTACGTGGTCCGCCGGGCTACCTGAGTCACTCAGGGGCGCGGGGCTGTGCCGCCATGCGGCTGCCGCCGCGGGGCGCGACCAGCCCCCACGCTCCCGCGGACGGCGGATCAGCCGAGGTGCCCCCGGACCTCTTCCGCCGCCTCGTCCCCGTACGCCTTGGTGAACCGCTCCATGAAGTGCCCGCGCCGCAGCTGGTACTCCTGCGTCCCCACCGTCTCGATGACGAGGGTCGCCAGCATGCAGCCGATCTGCGCGGCCCGCTCCAGGGAGACGCCCCAGGCCAGGCCCGACATGAAGCCCGCGCGGAAGGCGTCGCCGACGCCCGTCGGGTCGGCCTTGCGCTCCTCGTCCGGCGTGCCGACCTCGATCGGGTCCTCGCCGGCCCGCTCGATGCGTACACCGCGCGCGCCCAGGGTGGTGACGCGGTGGCCGACGCGGGACAGGATCTCCTCGTCGCTCCAGCCGGTCTTGGTCTCGATGAGGCCCTTCTCGTACTCGTTGGAGAAGAGGTACGTCGCCCCGTCCAGCAGGATGCGGATCTCCTCGCCGTCCATCCGGGCGATCTGCTGGGAGAAGTCGGCGGCGAACGGGATGGACCGGGAGCGGCACTCCTCGGTGTGGCGGAGCATGGCCTCGGGGTCGTCGGCGCCGATGGAGACCAGGTCGAGGCCGCCGACGCGGTCGGCGACGGTCTTCAGCTCGATGAGGCGGGCCTCGCTCATGGCGCCGGTGTAGAAGGAGCCGATCTGGTTGTGGTCGGCGTCGGTCGTGCACACGAAACGGGCGGTGTGCAGCGTGTCGGAGATGCGGACGGAGTCGGTGTCGACGCCGTGCCGCTCCAGCCAGGCGCGGTACTCGTCGAAGTCCGCGCCCGCGGCGCCGACCAGGACCGGGCGGGTGCCGAGCTGCCCCATGCCGAACGCGATGTTCGCGGCGACGCCGCCGCGGCGGACGTCGAGCTTGTCGACCAGGAACGACAGCGAGACCGTGTGCAGCTGGTCCGCTACGAGCTGGTCGGCGAAGCGGCCGGGGAAGGTCATGAGGTGGTCGGTGGCGATGGAGCCGGTGACTGCGATGCGCACGGCGTGGATTCTCCTGAGGGAGGCGGACCTTGACAGTTCACGCTATCGGGTGGGCGGGGCCGCTCTGAAGCCATCGAAACTACCCGATAGTAGATCTTTCTCCGTGAGCTCGACCGTGCATACGGTGCCGCTATGACGAACATCAAGGTCCATGCACCCGTTCCGGTCGATCTCGAAGGCGATCTGGCATCGCTGCCCGGGGACGGGGCGCGCATGGCTCCGCACTGGGCGGTCCCCGCCCGGGCCGCCTCGCGGCCGGTCTCCCCTGCCCTGATCCACGGCGTGTCCGTACCCCCCGCGTCGGCCCGGCTGCTCGACGCCATGGAGGACTACGGGGACTGAACGGCGCACACGCGGGAACCGTGTGCTCCCCCGCTGCGTCCCATCGCTGTCCCCCGTAAAGGGGAGGCGGGATACGACCCACCAGCGGGCCCGTAGGTGACGGGCCGGGTCCCATGGGACAGCTGTGCAGCCGAAGGAGCGATGCGGTGAACACCGAGCGACCCGACAACGACGACGACGCCAGGGAAGCGGCCGGCGCCACCGCCGACGCCCCGGAGGTCGAGGAGCCGGGTACGGCGGACGCCGCAACCCCGGCGGAGGCCGGGGCGTCGGCAGAGGCCGAGGGGCCGGCCGGGGCCGAGGTGTCCACCGGGGCCGAGGTGTCGCCGGATGCCGCTGACTCGGACGAGACCTCCGAAGTCACCGAGGCCGCCGAGACCTCCGAGGTCACCAAGGCCACCGAGGCTTCTGAGGCCGCCGAGGCCTCTCACACGCCGGATGAGGACGCACCGGCCGATGGGGGCAGCGAGGGCAAGGCGGCCCCGGCAGCAGACGAGCAGGGCGCACCGGAAGCCGGGACCACGGGTCCGCCCGGGGACCGGCAGGACGAGGGCGAGCGGGAAACCGCCGCAGAAGCCGGGGGCGAGCGGAAAGCCGCCGCGGAAGCCGGGGGCGTCGAGGAAAAAGCCCGCCCCGCTGCCACCCCGGTACCGGTGGGCGACCTCCCCAGGGACGAAGACGACCTGGTCCGTCACGGCGGTGGCCGCTCCCGTACGCCCGCGATCATCGCCTCCGTCGCCGCAGCCGTGCTGCTGATCGGCGGTGGCGGGGCCTGGCTCGCCTCCAACGCGTCCAGCGGGTCGGGCGGCGGTACGACGACCGGCGCACCCGGTGGGGACGACACTCCCCCGCCGCTCGCGCTCGACGGCTACTCGGAGTCCACGGCGGGCGACGGCAACGGCATCGCGCCCGGCGAGCCCAACCCCTACGGCGCCACCTATCGGGTCGACGGCACCCTCCCCGACGGTCCCGGCAAGGCGCCGGTGTACCGGGCGCAGGGCGAGGTCACGAAGGCGGAGGTGGCCCGGCTGGCGAAGGCCCTCGG contains these protein-coding regions:
- the ctaD gene encoding aa3-type cytochrome oxidase subunit I: MSILNEPQGAAAAGSHYQDELPVRRQNRGSVVVKWLTTTDHKTIGTLYLATSFAFFVIGGVMALLMRAELARPGLQIMSNEQFNQAFTMHGTIMLLMFATPLFAGFANWIMPLQIGAPDVAFPRLNMFAYWLYLFGSLIAVGGFLTPQGAADFGWFAYSPLSDAVRSPGIGADMWIMGLAFSGFGTILGSVNFITTIICMRAPGMTMFRMPIFTWNVLLTGVLVLLAFPVLAAALFALEADRKFGAHIFDSANGGALLWQHLFWFFGHPEVYIIALPFFGIISEVIPVFSRKPMFGYTGLIGATIAIAGLSVTVWAHHMYVTGGVLLPFFSFMTFLIAVPTGVKFFNWIGTMWKGSLSFETPMLWATGFLITFTFGGLTGVILASPPMDFHVSDSYFVVAHFHYVVFGTVVFAMFSGFHFWWPKWTGKMLDERLGKITFWTLFIGFHGTFLVQHWLGAEGMPRRYADYLAADGFTALNTISTISSFLLGMSILPFFYNVWKTAKYGKPVEVDDPWGYGRSLEWATSCPPPRHNFITMPRIRSESPAFDLHHPEIAALDQLENVGHGEKSLAGGKEAGK
- the ctaC gene encoding aa3-type cytochrome oxidase subunit II, whose amino-acid sequence is MSPNGSDRSPRRPMRRKLLQALTAGLVLATATGCSYNWEDFPRLGMPTPTTEEAPRILSLWQGSWAAALAVGVLVWGLILWSAFFHRRSRTKVEVPPQTRYNMPIEALYTVVPLIIVSVLFYFTARDESELLSLKKKPDVTVNVVGFQWSWCFNYIEPVAGSTGDAKTSKDLDAIPDRFKKAFPDNAGGVYDCGTPGTRNPQTGNPGPTLWLPKGKTVRFVLTSRDVIHSFWVVPFLMKQDVIPGHTNAFEVTPNKEGTFMGKCAELCGVDHSRMLFNVKVVSPERYEQHLKDLVDKQQNGYVPAGIAQTSHEKNRETNNL
- a CDS encoding cysteine desulfurase/sulfurtransferase TusA family protein, whose protein sequence is MAYFDAASAAPLHPVARQALQASLDEGWADPARLYREGRRARVLLDAAREAAAEAVGCRPDELAFTSSGTRAVHTGIAGALAGRRRIGRHLIVSAVEHSSVLHSAEVLEAAGGSVTQVAVDRGGLVDPAAYGDALRADTALACLQSANHEVGTEQPVGAVAEVCRAAGVPLLVDAAQSLGWGPVDGGWSLLTASAHKWGGPSGVGLLVVRKGVRFAAQGPVDERESGRAPGFENIPAIVAAAASLRAVRAEAAEEAVRLRELTDRIRARVPRLVPDVEVVGDPVRRLPGVVTFSCLYVDGEALLHELDREGFSVSSGSSCTSSTLTPSHVLRAMGVLSEGNVRVSLPFGAAEEDVERFLAVLPGAVSAVREKLGAPVASEVVREEDILVVDSLGKRCPIPVIELAKVIGDVPVGGLVRVLSDDEAARLDIPAWCEMRNQEYVGEEPADRGTAYVVRRAT
- a CDS encoding carbohydrate kinase family protein, with protein sequence MRIAVTGSIATDHLMTFPGRFADQLVADQLHTVSLSFLVDKLDVRRGGVAANIAFGMGQLGTRPVLVGAAGADFDEYRAWLERHGVDTDSVRISDTLHTARFVCTTDADHNQIGSFYTGAMSEARLIELKTVADRVGGLDLVSIGADDPEAMLRHTEECRSRSIPFAADFSQQIARMDGEEIRILLDGATYLFSNEYEKGLIETKTGWSDEEILSRVGHRVTTLGARGVRIERAGEDPIEVGTPDEERKADPTGVGDAFRAGFMSGLAWGVSLERAAQIGCMLATLVIETVGTQEYQLRRGHFMERFTKAYGDEAAEEVRGHLG